A window of Rufibacter sp. LB8 contains these coding sequences:
- a CDS encoding lipocalin family protein, whose translation MKKNLLFMLLAAFALVFTACSKDDDEDDDINASAIEGEWLITQETDGVDESDNYTWVFDDGELTWYDDGDFDESFEYSISGKKLTISDGPDRETFTINTLTSSKLDISSSDGYRIAFRKLR comes from the coding sequence ATGAAAAAGAATTTACTTTTTATGTTGCTAGCGGCGTTTGCCCTGGTCTTCACGGCCTGCAGCAAAGACGATGATGAAGATGATGACATCAACGCGTCTGCCATTGAAGGCGAATGGTTGATCACCCAGGAAACCGACGGGGTAGATGAATCTGACAACTATACCTGGGTTTTTGATGACGGCGAACTGACCTGGTATGATGACGGAGATTTTGACGAGTCCTTTGAATATTCAATCAGCGGGAAAAAGCTAACCATCTCAGACGGGCCAGACCGGGAAACCTTCACCATTAACACGCTCACAAGTTCTAAGCTTGACATAAGTTCCAGTGATGGGTATAGAATTGCTTTCAGGAAATTAAGATAG
- the polA gene encoding DNA polymerase I, whose translation MSTPDKRLFLLDAMALIYRAHFAFSKNPRINSKGMNTGAALGFTNTLVDLLNREKPTHIGVCYDAPSKTFRHDNFVEYKANRQAMPEDISIAIPYVKKIVEAFGIPGMMMDGFEADDIIGTLSCKAEKAGFDVFMMTPDKDYYQLVTDHVFVYKPAFLGNAIEIIDKPKVLERWEISDVKQVIDILGLQGDAVDNIPGIPGIGEKTAKTLIQKYGSVENLIAHSHELKGKQKENVETFAEQGLMSKELATIHLDVPIDFDEDGLRYDGPDMDKLAALFDELEFRQLATRVLGTASPAVPKPISNKPTVGKGVKSDKPMGQTSLFDMPAAETVAFEDGTVEADNSGYVTGTRKTIDTTLHEYHLLTTPEQRAQLLKYLKLQKEVSFDTETTSIDAITARLVGISFCYIPGEAYYIPVPADDYETTLEIVQEFKEVLESPSITKIGQNIKYDLVVLQRYGIDVQGPLYDTMLAHYLLEPDMRHNMDLLSETYLHYTPISIETLLGKGKHQLTMDKLPPLQVYEYACEDADVTLQLKNYFDPLLEKQGLKKLFNEVENPLLRVLGHMERAGVSIDAEALAESSISLESSIKEIEQKIFEHAGMEFNIGSPKQLGEVLFDRMNLGGSKIKKTKTGQYATGEEILSKLAFEHEIVQLILDHRQLTKLKSTYVDALPQLICREDNRLHTSYNQAVAATGRLSSTNPNLQNIPIRTEKGREIRKAFVPRDENHVLLSADYSQIELRIMAHFSNDATMKEAFQNGLDIHASTAAKVFHVPVDQVDSDMRRKAKTINFGIIYGISAFGLAERLAIPRREAAEIIEAYFQEFPAVKQYMDSAINEAREQEFVETLLGRRRYLRDINSRNQNVRGYAERNAINAPIQGTAADIIKIAMINIDQWLRDEKLASRMILQVHDELVFDVLKEELPLVQAKVEELMKNAFPLTVPMEVGLGTGENWLQAH comes from the coding sequence ATGAGTACACCAGACAAACGCCTTTTTCTCTTAGACGCCATGGCGCTCATCTACCGCGCCCACTTCGCGTTCAGCAAGAACCCCCGCATCAATTCCAAGGGCATGAACACCGGCGCCGCGCTGGGTTTCACCAACACCCTGGTAGACTTGCTCAACCGCGAAAAGCCCACCCACATTGGTGTCTGTTATGATGCGCCCAGCAAGACCTTCCGGCACGACAACTTTGTGGAATACAAGGCCAACCGCCAGGCCATGCCCGAGGATATTTCCATCGCCATTCCGTACGTGAAAAAGATTGTGGAGGCGTTCGGAATCCCCGGCATGATGATGGACGGGTTTGAGGCCGATGACATCATAGGAACGCTTTCCTGTAAGGCCGAGAAAGCCGGGTTTGACGTCTTCATGATGACGCCCGACAAAGACTATTACCAACTGGTCACCGACCATGTGTTTGTCTACAAACCTGCGTTTCTAGGCAATGCCATCGAGATTATTGACAAACCCAAAGTCTTAGAGCGCTGGGAAATCAGTGACGTGAAACAGGTCATTGACATTCTAGGCTTGCAGGGCGATGCGGTGGATAATATTCCCGGAATCCCAGGCATCGGTGAGAAAACGGCCAAGACGTTGATTCAGAAATATGGCTCCGTGGAAAACCTAATTGCGCACTCCCATGAACTGAAAGGCAAGCAGAAGGAGAACGTTGAGACCTTCGCGGAGCAGGGTTTAATGTCCAAGGAATTGGCCACTATTCACCTAGACGTGCCCATTGACTTCGACGAAGACGGCCTGCGCTATGACGGCCCGGATATGGACAAACTGGCCGCGCTGTTTGACGAACTGGAGTTCCGGCAGTTGGCGACGCGCGTGTTGGGCACGGCTTCGCCGGCCGTCCCGAAGCCCATTTCCAACAAACCCACCGTGGGCAAAGGCGTCAAGTCAGACAAACCCATGGGACAAACCTCGCTGTTTGACATGCCTGCCGCCGAGACCGTGGCCTTTGAAGACGGTACCGTAGAGGCTGACAATTCCGGCTACGTCACGGGCACCCGCAAAACCATTGACACCACGCTGCACGAATACCATCTGCTCACCACGCCCGAGCAACGCGCGCAGCTTCTGAAATACCTAAAACTGCAGAAAGAAGTCTCCTTTGACACCGAAACCACCAGCATTGACGCCATTACGGCGCGTTTGGTGGGAATCTCGTTCTGCTATATCCCCGGTGAGGCGTACTATATTCCCGTGCCGGCCGATGATTATGAAACCACCCTGGAGATAGTGCAGGAGTTCAAGGAAGTGTTGGAAAGCCCCAGCATCACCAAGATTGGCCAGAACATAAAGTATGACCTGGTGGTGTTGCAGCGCTACGGCATTGACGTGCAGGGCCCGCTCTATGACACCATGCTGGCGCACTACCTGCTGGAGCCCGACATGCGCCACAACATGGATTTGCTGTCAGAGACCTATCTGCATTACACACCCATTTCTATTGAGACGCTGCTGGGCAAAGGCAAACACCAACTCACCATGGACAAATTGCCGCCGCTGCAGGTCTATGAATATGCCTGTGAAGACGCCGATGTCACCCTGCAACTCAAGAATTACTTTGACCCGCTGCTGGAAAAACAAGGCCTGAAAAAGCTGTTTAACGAAGTGGAAAATCCGCTGCTGCGCGTGCTGGGTCACATGGAGCGCGCCGGCGTAAGCATTGACGCCGAAGCCTTGGCCGAGTCCTCCATTTCCCTGGAAAGCAGCATTAAGGAGATTGAGCAGAAGATTTTTGAGCACGCGGGCATGGAGTTCAACATCGGGTCACCTAAACAACTGGGCGAAGTCTTGTTTGACCGCATGAACCTGGGCGGAAGCAAAATCAAGAAAACCAAGACCGGCCAATACGCCACCGGTGAGGAAATCTTGTCTAAACTGGCCTTTGAGCACGAGATAGTGCAGCTGATTCTGGACCATCGGCAGCTGACCAAACTCAAGAGCACGTACGTAGATGCGCTTCCGCAATTGATTTGCCGCGAGGATAACCGTCTGCATACGTCGTACAACCAAGCCGTAGCCGCTACGGGCCGTTTAAGTTCTACTAACCCCAACCTGCAGAACATTCCTATCAGAACCGAGAAAGGCCGCGAAATCAGGAAAGCGTTTGTGCCCAGGGATGAAAACCACGTGCTGCTTTCCGCGGATTACTCGCAGATTGAATTGAGAATCATGGCGCATTTCAGCAATGACGCTACCATGAAAGAGGCTTTCCAGAACGGGTTGGACATTCACGCCAGCACCGCGGCCAAAGTTTTTCATGTGCCCGTTGACCAGGTAGATTCTGATATGCGCCGGAAAGCCAAGACCATCAACTTCGGGATTATCTACGGTATTTCAGCGTTTGGTTTGGCTGAAAGATTAGCCATTCCGCGCCGCGAAGCCGCGGAGATTATTGAAGCCTATTTTCAGGAATTCCCTGCCGTGAAACAGTACATGGACAGCGCCATCAATGAAGCCCGCGAGCAGGAGTTTGTGGAAACTTTGCTAGGCCGGAGACGCTACCTCAGAGACATCAACAGTCGCAACCAGAACGTGCGCGGCTACGCCGAACGCAACGCCATCAACGCGCCTATTCAAGGAACGGCCGCCGACATCATCAAGATTGCCATGATCAACATTGACCAGTGGCTGAGAGATGAGAAACTGGCCAGCCGCATGATCCTGCAGGTACATGATGAATTGGTGTTTGACGTGCTCAAAGAGGAATTGCCGCTGGTACAGGCCAAAGTGGAGGAACTGATGAAAAACGCCTTCCCGCTGACCGTACCCATGGAAGTGGGCCTGGGCACCGGTGAGAACTGGCTGCAGGCGCACTAG